The following are encoded in a window of Primulina eburnea isolate SZY01 chromosome 4, ASM2296580v1, whole genome shotgun sequence genomic DNA:
- the LOC140829633 gene encoding uncharacterized protein gives MVSLGIGLLKLNTDACVNKEADWYSIGGVLRDHQGRLLLAFGNRISQHISVVHGELLAVLEGVKLLYEKNFNNVLVETDFLLAVQAVAATQDDLNYVCLCATDIGERFRNLAISYFTHVYRSANVVAHHLARLFLTPVIICLHEWRVFFLVSSACNG, from the coding sequence ATGGTCTCCCTGGGTATTGGATTGTTGAAACTTAACACTGATGCTTGTGTCAATAAAGAAGCAGATTGGTACAGTATTGGGGGGGTTCTAAGAGATCATCAAGGCCGTCTCTTGTTGGCTTTCGGGAATCGGATCTCTCAGCATATTTCAGTGGTACATGGAGAACTTCTAGCAGTCCTTGAAGGGGTAAAACTACTTTATGAGAAGAATTTCAATAATGTTTTGGTAGAAACAGATTTCTTATTGGCAGTGCAAGCAGTCGCAGCCACACAGGATGATCTTAACTATGTATGTCTTTGTGCTACTGATATTGGAGAACGCTTCAGAAATCTCGCAATTTCGTATTTTACTCATGTTTACAGGTCGGCTAACGTAGTAGCCCATCATTTAGCTCGTTTGTTTCTTACTCCCGTCATCATTTGTCTGCATGAATGGCGAGTTTTCTTCTTGGTTAGTTCAGCTTGTAATGGATGA